A single region of the Fusobacterium sp. DD2 genome encodes:
- a CDS encoding tRNA-dihydrouridine synthase family protein, producing MIKIYIAPMAGVTDYTYRGILREFHPDMIFTEMVSINALECAMEKTLNVVLRLREGDSVQLFGKDIPKMVESAKFVEKLGVKHIGINSGCPMKKIVNNGYGAALMENPEHIRAMLSEVRSALNDDTGLSIKIRAGYKEFKDPIKIAKIAEETKCTHITVHGRTREQMYTGKADWSIIKAVKESVNIPVIGNGDIFTAEDAKEKVDYSGVDGIMLARGVFGNPWLIRDIREYFQYGKVITPTTELDRINMAIEHTRRTQIEHPERPFIFELRKHLCWYLKGIRGSAPIKDKINHTDSYEEIIALLNILKESVIEQKGVE from the coding sequence ATGATAAAAATATATATAGCTCCAATGGCTGGAGTTACTGACTATACATACAGAGGAATACTGAGAGAATTTCACCCTGATATGATATTTACAGAGATGGTGAGTATAAATGCACTTGAGTGTGCAATGGAAAAAACTTTAAATGTAGTATTGAGACTTAGAGAGGGGGACTCTGTACAACTTTTTGGAAAAGATATCCCTAAAATGGTTGAAAGTGCAAAATTTGTTGAAAAATTAGGTGTAAAACATATAGGTATTAACTCTGGATGTCCTATGAAAAAAATTGTCAATAATGGATATGGGGCAGCCCTTATGGAAAACCCTGAACATATAAGAGCTATGCTTTCTGAAGTGAGAAGTGCTCTAAATGATGACACAGGGCTTTCAATAAAGATAAGAGCTGGGTATAAAGAGTTTAAAGACCCTATAAAAATAGCTAAAATAGCTGAAGAAACAAAGTGTACACATATTACTGTACATGGTCGTACACGTGAGCAGATGTATACAGGAAAAGCAGATTGGAGCATTATAAAAGCTGTAAAAGAGAGTGTAAATATTCCTGTAATTGGAAATGGAGATATATTTACAGCTGAAGATGCTAAAGAAAAAGTAGATTATTCAGGTGTTGACGGAATAATGCTTGCCAGAGGAGTATTTGGAAATCCTTGGCTTATAAGAGATATTAGAGAATATTTTCAATATGGTAAGGTGATTACACCTACAACAGAGCTTGATAGAATAAATATGGCTATTGAGCATACTAGAAGGACTCAGATAGAACATCCTGAAAGACCGTTTATATTTGAGCTAAGAAAACATTTGTGCTGGTATTTAAAAGGAATAAGAGGCTCAGCACCAATAAAAGACAAAATAAATCATACTGATAGCTATGAAGAGATTATAGCTCTTTTAAATATTTTAAAGGAAAGTGTGATTGAGCAAAAGGGAGTTGAGTAG